CCACAATCGCACCTGGTACTGCGGTAGTTGCGTATGGTATATTACTTCGCAGTAAGGTGCGCAGCCTTAGTATACGTAGAAATAGAACGCAAATGACTGCGTCTATACTAACCTTCTTCCTCACACACAGTCCTCCCGGTCCACAAGCACACACCCCATTATGGCTAATCCCATCTACAGCGGGGCGAGCTTCAAAGTCAAAAGACAACACTTCTCCCACGGGACAGGGTTCAGCTGCTCCGGGGCGATAGCAGCGACGCCGGGTGGGATAGTATAGTCTACCGCGACCGCATGGCACCTGGAAAGTTGGACAAATTATTAGGACATTACGTTTGAAAGATAGAAAGGATAAACCCTATATAAACCATATTCTTATGTTAGGCTTACAGACTGAAAATACGCGTtgagtgaaaaaaaaattgcgttcAACGCGTTATGACCACAGGAAACATCCACAACGCAAAATTTGTGTTACAGCTGTTAAGAAAAAAGCTCACGATGCGAAAGCTCTTATCTGCGATTTCGGTCTTCAatcgtaaatattatatttatgtcgTTGTGGAAAAAGATTACTTGCCATACTACTAGGCTATGCAATTCTAAATATTTGTGTACGGCAGGTCTGAGCATACGTCTACAAACTCTATACTATCATCTACTCTATACTACTTCCCTAAACTACCTAGCTTCTCTTCACACCAACCTTAGTACACCTCCCATCCCTCGCCAGCATCTCATCATGCGCACACGGACCACGTGTATACAATCTATAGCACGCGCCATCCGCGGCTCTCGCATGGAACGCGCGGCACGTGCACTGCGCACGGCGGCTCGCGCCCGACTGAGCTAGCGAGAACGTGTGGCCCTTGGGACACGGCCCGCTCGTATCTGGAATGTTCGATGTTTGAAGGTAGCTAGTTAttgtcgcggaagaattccaaccaatacccgcggccccatcaaaagcggctcgacggaacacagtggggttttagtcggtaagaatccgacataacccacggctccttccccgggggcagtgggtatctttggaagttTCCCcaccataaaacaaaaaaaaaggtagTTATTGTATGGGATATATCCGTCATGTTGCTAGTAATGATATTAGAGTAGTAAGGTGTAGATAGGCTAAAACAATCAAAAAAAAGGTGTAGCTCTAGAGCTCTGTAAAAGCTCTAGAGCTACACACTACTACAAGACTAATTAGCCAAAATTATGgctaattatttatcattcaCAGTTTTCGCTCATGATAATTGAACCAAGTCATCTTACTTTGACTTCTATTCGTGCTATAGTGTAAAGGTTTGtgttttttacttataatatcattggtTGCTAACATACGATAGGGCTTTCCTTCGTCTCTAGTCAACATCACCACTCTTCTCCCACGAAAATGTTACTTTTTGCAGTCCTTGATAGAATTGCCCCTTTGATTGTTAATTcatattgtgatttgtgaatGTGTTATTACGCTCCGGCGTTACCATACTTACAAAGAAGTGGTCTGAGAAGAACAGTAGCAAAACTATTCTTGAGGtctttttttaacttaaaaatcCTTACCTAATTCATAACATCCTTCAGTCTCATTATGATAATGCGGTAGATGCGGTTCACAACCACACTTGGCTCCAGGCAGGAACAACTGTCCCCTTTCACACGGCCCTCTCGTGTAGTGGGAGTAGCAGTTACCATCTACGGGCCAGTAGTTTGGACCATTCTTTTCACACTGAAAGTTTTATATTGACTTTTTATTGGGATAGCAAAATGCtataagaatatttaattaaaaatcatattttcacaataattgATATGTGTTATAATCACTCAACTGACATTAACTACAGTGGTATAATAACTCAATCGAGACGTTAACcataattgttataataactTAATTGAGACCATATCGATTAGttttactaatttttttatactttgcCGCAATAAAGACTGCTAAGACAACCAGAATTTGAGAAACTATTATCactaactagctgcgctccgcggtttcacccgcatggctccgcttctgttggttttagcgtgattatatatagcttatagccttcctcaatacatgggctatccaacaccgaaagaatttttcaaatcggaccagtagttcctgagattagcgcgttcaaacaaacaaacaaactcttcagctttataatattagtatagattatcaaTACTGAAACTTCTGCTCTGCTGCTGAACAGGGAAAGGCTGCTTTCTGTGGCTAAACTCAATTAAGCAGCGATTGCATTATCTAATTTAGCAAAATCAAGATAGGTACATACCGTACAATTAGCCAGGCCATCTTTCCCGACATCCAATATGGCGCCTGGAAAGCAAGGGCCCTGTGACATCCGGTAGTAACATCGGTCATCTGAAGGCCAGTAGAGCAAGGTCTCATCAGCACATTGCTTCGGCCTCACGCATATACCTTGGCGTTCACTGGAATACGAATAAACGGATTAGTCATTGGAAAACCATCGATTGCACAAATTTGACGAAGGTTATACATGTTTTAGCGTGTTCTAGTAAAAGGGGTTTCACAATTTATAGTGCTATAGGTAAGGACGTCAatcaatcacaaaaaaattggacagtaattgatgttttgctaactttatatttaattacgttATAAGTATTCTTATCCTTCGTATTAGTAACTATTACACCACTACTAGCAACTTACTTTTTTCATTACAACTTAAAAGAAAATCATTGAAATTGCTGCTTCACTAATATtcctgtgtgtgtgtgtgtgagtgccGCAGGGTGGCGTGTTGTCACCTCtccttttttctatttttataaattctctTACATCTCGTTTATCTTCGCTCTACCATATGTATGCTGACGACTTGCAAATTTATACCCAGGCATCCGTTACTAACTTACCTAGTGCTATTCATTTTACCAACGCTGAGCTAGCAACTGTGGTCAAATGGTGCGATGAGTACGGTCTTAAAATCAATCCTACAAAAAGTCAAGTCATTATTATAGGAAGTCCTTATCTCATCTCTGAAATTGACTGGGGTGCTTTGCCTAGTATCATCCTTGGTGGTGTTACCATCCCATATAGCAAAGTAGTCAAAAATTTAGGTGTTACCTTTGACCAAACACTCTCATGGTCTCATCACATACAAGAGATAAGTCGAAAGGTGTACGCTGCATGTGGTTCCCTACGGCGTCTGCGAAACTTTTTGCCAATTCCAACAAAAATTACGTTAGCGCAATCCCTCCTTTTCCCTATCCTCGATTACGCGGATGCGTGCTTTCCTGACCTTACAGTTGAGAGCATGGAGAAACTTGAGCGTCTACAAAATCTTCTAATACGATTTGTCTTTGGCCTTCGGAAATTCGACCATGTATCTTTATATCGTAGACGACTCAAGTGGCTCCCTATTCGCATGCGACGTAATCTCCATCACCTTCAATTATTATACCGTATCCTTTTTGATCCCATCACTCCTTCCTACCTTaagaataacttttcatttctACACTGTGAAGACTACTCTCTCCGATCCGTCGACAGACTTATTTTGAGTAACCCATCTCGTCGCACTAACTTCTATGCCGATTCTTTTACTGCCTCTGCTGTTAGACTATGGAACTCCTTACCACTAAAGATAAGACTTGCTCCCTCTCTTTCCTCTTTTAAAAAACTTGCTCGGAAACATTTCCTCTTATCTGCCTTTAATTcggaataatatatttattacaatatgtatttacatttattagtaTATGATATACTTTATGtagttttatgtatgtattatcatttatttatttatttttctattataatatattgtatatattatgttaggttatttatagtatagtttttatacatatatgtatagttatGTATGtgcatataattttcatttagtgtataactcttttttattctttttttttatggttttccaatttcagctcaattaaaaaattattattaaatatttcgctTTTTTTGCCGCttggttgcctggcagagatcactgcttagtgataaggccgccaattgTAATACGTCCTTCTCGTTCCATATATCtcctttttattgttttttgttatataatggttgtattacaataaagtgtgataaataaataaataaataaataaattccttATTGCGGAAGCCATCAACCTGATTATAATACACTTCAAGTAATGATGCTTACCTACCCTCTCTTTTTGAATGACTCCTCGACTGGTGCGAAGTACTCGCCTTTCCTACAAGGGCCTCTCTCGAAGAGCTTGTGACATGTCGTCGTGTGCGGCAGCTGGGCGGTGCCGGGAGGGCACTTGCATTCTGCCACCGTCATCGAACCTCGACGACCTGGGCTCAGCTCTTGAGTGTCTGGGCATGGATGACCTTTCTGGAATTGAAAAAGTAGAATGCGTATAGTGACTTGCAGTTTTTATAGAACGTGGATGGCTAAGCAATCGTAAGCTTCAGGTCCATTATAATAAGTACGTTGTGAGAATTGGATAAAAGTCTTATTGTAGTTCCATGTGCACATTGTGCAACATGTATATAGGTATAACCCCTACTCAAATTGTTGGCGGAAAGCATTGTGATGACGACATTTCCTTATATCGAAATTTCTTATAATGTAGAAACAGACTTTACATCACTAAATACTAAAAAGTTAACACTGAAGTTCTGGTGATTTTAAGTCATATCATAAAAGGTCTTGATTGACTGTAAGATTTTAtactttctttaaaaaataaaattgcttgtTACCACCAACACAAAAAATGTCCAATAAATATGTTACTAAGATAGATATCAAAAAATTTGCACAATTGCGAGTAGCTCTCaccaaaaaatattgttgtgCAAAACGTCCTTTCAATTTGTCGATAAGGCATTAGATAacttaaactattttttatttgcaataaattCTGCTCGAGTCAGCTTTTATATAATTCGAACGCATTTCGACAccattttgattaaaattcattaaaataatggtATTGAGATGTTTTATGTAATTGATTtgaagtttatatttttgctACTATAGTATACCTATATGACAACAGCACAAGTTTCTGATTGCTCTCCGGAAATCACATCCGAAgcataattaaataagaatCCAAAAGAAATTGAGCCATTTTGACCCTTAACTTCTTATACTTAAAAACCATGCTATTTTTGGCAGCAGATTTTATCTACGTGAGTGTAACCGCGTGTGatgcataaaaatatttgtactgTTAACCTGCTTTTACGTGTGATGAATACTGTCCTAATGCTATATAATATGGGGAAATGAAAGTCTACCTGCGTCCACGGTCCAACAcaatgttattaaacgtaTCGCTAATTCATAAACCTTCTTATATCCTGCATGCTCCAAAGttccgaaaaaaaaaactagtacctacctatctacacattttttttgaattgatacctacgtataattttttgtgatattatAGCTATCGAGTTTCTTATAAGTTTTTGACGCTAGAATTGCACATTAATTAAAGTACTATGTATACTTacgtatacataatattataatgaatgcCTCATACCTTACTTCATTAATATCTTATACTTACTACCAATTAGTATATCATCATTATTTATCTAACAAAAACGGGTGCTCCCTTCTTAAAATTATAGCGTTAAAAGTGCCCTTTTTGTGCATTCCTTGTGTAATATAtatgtaagtacttatatATGTAACTATGTATTCATAAGTCATGAACCGTCTGTACCCCCGACCTTTGAAAGTATTGAAGGTTGTTGTATTTGGAAAGCATAATGTTAACTATTTCAATATTAGTAactagatataatatatcatattaCAGTTGCAGATTCTCCTTAATGGTTTTATTTGTAGATTTTCACTCTGCTCATATTAAAAGAcgttttaatatgtttataataattatttatcataattacGAATACATTAGTTGTCAGAGCATTTTAATACGCTTACATACTGTGCTTACATACATATCTACATGTCTATCTACGTTTGTCATTACGATTTTGGTTAGCCTTTTCTATTCtatgaaataacaaaatatgaataacTTACAAAAAGTTTTTGTCATGCACATTATTGGTTCATTGGTCCACGTAAACCCGCGGGCTAGTAGTTGTCAATTTTGCCATCTATCCGTTACATCACTCGGAAACCGCTGAATGTATTTCAATGGGACTTTCACTCGAGCTTAGATATCTAACAACACAAAACCTATACCTGCATTTATGCCTGTGTCATCTATATCTTAGGACATTAATCATATAGttcatattcaaataataGACAGTTTATAGATACTGCAAGGCAAACGCAAACGTAACACGCCACACAGATTATACTCAATATGTGTGaatattttgagaattttGTCGCACACAATGCGTCAACTTTTCGGCAGAAATGCTGGTCTTCATTAACTTTTGGCTACTAGATTCGGATGCTGTGCATTCTACGTCATCTAAGTACATCATAGGTACAtaggatataaaaataagataattgggcataatttatttcatcgtaattaaaattttacaagttaAACATTTCATGAATTTTTCGTCAAAAATCCCGGTATCGTCTCTAATCAACAATGTGAatccaataatttaaaaaaaatgctaattaggtaataattaatcatgTTACTTGACCAGCACGGAAACTTTAATTGAGGAAACTGTAGACCTACTGtagttaaaacaatattaaataaatcatagtAAAACGTGGTAAGATAAGCTCCATTGCATTAgcttaattgttttatattattatctataaattcTAACAGGCTTTCATGCGATGATGCTTATCATGAATGGAATGAAACGCCTGTAAGTATCCTCAACTATAAGTtacgaataaaaaatgagacgtttattttttactagctgctccgcgcggtttcacccccgtagctccactcctgttggccgtagcgtgatgttagatagcctataaccttcctcgataaatgggctatctaacactgaaagagtTTTTCAGATCGGACCAGTacttcccgagattagcgcgttcaaacaaacaaacaaactatttagctttgtaatattagttttttctaatattgtacccgtgaatataatttaacattaccAAGAAGGAGGATTTTAATTATAGGTATTCCCATCCTCTTTAAATCCTCCTCCTTGGTAATGTTATCTCGAAAACGTACAATTAGGTCACATTTGTTATATTGaggtttagttttaatagTCTATACCTAGTCTCTAAATGAAAATGGTAGAGCCGAAACTTAGCGGAAATTTCAAATTAGTtcagaaatatattatgagtGATGCACATATGGGTATTATTTTAGATTTGTGCCTAGatacctaattaaataaaataacaaaaataataataagattatTATATTGCATATGTGTCCCTACAAACTTTATgctctttaaaataaacaaaacacagGAAAAAAGAATCGCACACCTAACGTCTAAAAGCTGTGTCTAAAATCTATCAATTATCACAAACCCACGAAAGTGAGTTCAGTGGGTCACAGTGTGTCATAACAGATTCAATCGGTCACGGTCTTTCATAAACGAAAGGAACCGGTTTTGTGTTGATGTGTGATGTATTTgcgaaaataatatgaataagtGCAAATTGCGTGCTATTGTGCTATGAACAGTTACtgcaatatattttgttcGTATGTTACTTTATTAGATAGTCGAACGTTATATTGAGTTAATTTATGCATGAACTGGAAACGATAAAATACAGAAGTGTTTTAAACGTATTTGTATTTCTGACTGCAAAATTGCTCCGATATTTCAAAACAAGTTTTTACAGGTTGTAAAAGCTTTAATAGAAAAGAGCTTAATTCCTTAATACTAACTTAATCGTAACTGAATATAAATCATAAACTAAACTGACCTTGTAAATAGTGTAACATTTCCCATCATTCGGCCAATAGAGCATCAACCAACCGCGAGGATGCGTTGCACAAGGATTCCTCTGCACATCTGCCCATGGAGGAGGCAGCACTGCAGCTTTGCTCCCGTAAAACATAAGCACCATCCATACCCATATCTCCATATTGAATGTCCaaacagatttaaaaaaactacatCACTTTTTAAACATACGTCACTGTTCTTTTTTCAAATCTGTCCATAGAGTTCAAATTCACTTTTACGCGCgctttatctttttttttattaatgtgttGCACTAATTGTTACAAGacattaatgtttttaaaaatacataaaacattaaaacgtCTCTGTTATTCAtctatttttcttaatata
This window of the Colias croceus chromosome 5, ilColCroc2.1 genome carries:
- the LOC123691967 gene encoding uncharacterized protein LOC123691967, translated to MEIWVWMVLMFYGSKAAVLPPPWADVQRNPCATHPRGWLMLYWPNDGKCYTIYKKGHPCPDTQELSPGRRGSMTVAECKCPPGTAQLPHTTTCHKLFERGPCRKGEYFAPVEESFKKRGERQGICVRPKQCADETLLYWPSDDRCYYRMSQGPCFPGAILDVGKDGLANCTCEKNGPNYWPVDGNCYSHYTRGPCERGQLFLPGAKCGCEPHLPHYHNETEGCYELDTSGPCPKGHTFSLAQSGASRRAQCTCRAFHARAADGACYRLYTRGPCAHDEMLARDGRCTKVPCGRGRLYYPTRRRCYRPGAAEPCPVGEVLSFDFEARPAVDGISHNGVCACGPGGLCVRKKVITCLSRPGAVIFANTCHILHTQGPCPTGSWLVRDTLGKAKCQCRPDTKCDS